Proteins from a single region of Punica granatum isolate Tunisia-2019 chromosome 8, ASM765513v2, whole genome shotgun sequence:
- the LOC116187941 gene encoding WD repeat-containing protein 75: MIRGGRSYVSSSPAFSNDAKRLLVCTGNTVSIFSTATGLQIASLEGHVALVTSVIVVPASSPGSRILCYCWTASLDGTIRYWDFSVPELMKTVDIRMPIFSMVIPSLLRSPADSERTQGLYAYISTENIRKSEKPKSLSGQLRKCNLTKSSLIGGVILKETLRPEFISVCPSGRFFGISSKRKLIIWKVPQTDSDQVALKKIVLHHTKDFTVLAFHQSQRIVAAGDVTGRILIWRGFGNKTFSNSHGLMDGNSQNYDDVRPGVRGDDDAESCSTWHWHPTEVNVLAFSSDGEYLYSGGREGVLVVWQLDTGKKKFLPRIGSPLLYFVDSPDPTLASISCADNQIHLLKMPSLGIMKSISGIKLPFSAPEALKGICGRFAFDKAGLVALRTEAYGIQCYSLLDDRGISEVYVCERNHQPADEVTVVVTLMALSSDGSVMSTVDVRLPEQDIGGLICLKFWTSAPENKQFTLSTVIYEPHRDSHVSSIAFRPNRLMAVTTSKGGDFKIWVCKDETQQKNELGQSSGWVCHAVGAYKKKPMTAAAFSADGSVLAVAAETVITLWDPDRNVLVAVLGDTFSPIKTLSFIGQSEYLVAASGNPDPHLSVWSLSQLTKSWSYMLQVEAVACMENSSSFAVVALLPKSFTESEEMTFVGRDGVILLFDVKQPFPVASWSVIKAEGGGLAFIEGNPLGEYNSDWRPKHRLLAFINGHHEYILFDPFDDQELVEHSVSVNRSLASEETEHVGYASLYGELPEFDLKKSQKAAAEAVVVPSERPWETIFSGSSHNLPPLTKLCAAFLESLLEKRPAAVESS; encoded by the exons ATAGCATCCTTGGAAGGTCATGTTGCACTGGTAACATCAGTCATAGTGGTACCTGCCTCGAGCCCTGGTAGTAGGATATTGTGCTATTGTTGGACTGCTTCACTTGATGGGACTATTCGATATTGGGATTTTTCAGTTCCCGAGTTGATGAAAACAGTTGATATTCGGATGCCCATCTTTTCCATG GTGATTCCCTCATTACTAAGGAGTCCAGCTGATAGTGAAAGAACACAGGGTCTTTATGCTTATATATCAACTGAGAATATAAGAAAATCTGAAAAGCCCAAATCCTTGAGTGGACAACTTCGGAAGTGTAATTTAACCAAGTCGTCACTTATTGGAGGAGTGATCTTGAAAGAG ACTCTGAGGCCAGAATTTATAAGCGTATGTCCTTCAGGGAGATTTTTTGGCATCTCAAGCAAGCGCAAGCTCATCATCTGGAAGGTCCCCCAGACTGACTCAGACCAAGTGGCACTTAAGAAGATAGTCTTGCATCATACGAAGGACTTCACGGTCTTGGCGTTTCATCAAAGTCAGAGAATAGTAGCTGCTGGTGATGTCACTGGGAGAATTTTAATATGGAGAGGTTTTGGCAATAAAACATTTTCGAACAGTCATGGATTAATGGACGGAAATTCACAGAATTATGATGATGTAAGACCCGGGGTTCGGGGAGATGATGATGCAGAATCTTGCTCAACGTGGCATTGGCACCCTACAGAAGTTAATGTCCTTGCATTCTCTTCTGATGGCGAATATCTTTATTCTG GAGGAAGGGAAGGTGTACTTGTGGTATGGCAGCTGGATACTGGGAAGAAGAAATTTTTACCACGAATTGGATCTCCACTTTTGTATTTTGTGGACTCTCCTGATCCCACGCTTGCCTCA ATATCATGTGCAGATAACCAAATTCATCTACTGAAAATGCCTTCTTTGGGGATTATGAAGTCCATATCAGGAATCAAG CTTCCTTTTTCGGCTCCAGAAGCACTCAAGGGTATATGTGGTCGATTTGCATTTGATAAAGCTGGATTAGTTGCCCTACGTACTGAAGCCTATGGAATACAATGCTATAGCTTGCTTGATGACCGCGGGATTTCTGAG GTATATGTCTGTGAGAGGAACCATCAACCTGCTGATGAAGTCACG GTGGTAGTGACTTTAATGGCTCTCTCATCAGATGGCTCTGTGATGAGTACTGTGGATGTTAGACTTCCTGAACAAGACATCGGTGGCCTTATTTGTCTAAAGTTTTGGACATCAGCTCCAGAAAACAAACAATTCACCTTATCAACAGTCATCTATGAGCCTCACAG GGATTCGCATGTGTCTTCTATTGCTTTCCGGCCTAATCGTCTAATGGCTGTCACCACATCCAAGGGTGGAGATTTTAAG ATTTGGGTATGCAAAGATGAGACTCAGCAGAAAAATGAGTTGGGACAGAGTTCTGGTTGGGTCTGCCATGCGGTGGGGGCATACAA GAAAAAGCCAATGACAGCTGCAGCATTTTCTGCTGATGGTTCTGTTCTAGCTGTTGCAGCCGAGACAGTAATAACATTATGGGATCCCGATAGGAATGTTCTTGTTGCTGTACTTGGAGATACTTTCTCG CCAATCAAGACTTTGTCATTCATTGGGCAGTCGGAATATCTAGTTGCTGCCTCTGGTAATCCCGATCCACATCTATCTGTCTGGAGCTTGTCACAACTCACTAAATCTTGGTCGTATATGCTTCAAGTAGAAG CTGTAGCTTGCATGGAGAATTCCTCGAGTTTTGCTGTTGTAGCTCTCCTTCCAAAATCGTTCACCGAGTCTGAGGAAATGACATTTGTGGGGAGAGATGGAGTAATCTTATTATTTGATGTTAAGCAACCTTTCCCAGTGGCTTCATGGTCTGTGATAAAG GCTGAGGGAGGGGGACTTGCTTTCATCGAAGGTAATCCATTGGGAGAGTACAATTCTGACTGGAGGCCAAAGCACAGGTTGCTCGCTTTTATAAATGGCCATCATGAGTACATCCTCTTTGACCCATTTGATGATCAGGAACTGGTTGAGCACAGTGTTTCTGTTAATAGAAGTTTGGCTTCTGAAGAAACAG AACATGTGGGGTATGCGTCCTTGTACGGGGAGCTGCCGGAGTTTGACTTGAAGAAGAGCCAGAAGGCTGCTGCGGAGGCGGTGGTGGTACCATCAGAGAGGCCGTGGGAAACAATCTTCAGCGGGTCATCACACAATCTTCCACCGCTCACCAAATTGTGTGCAGCCTTCCTCGAGTCATTGCTCGAGAAACGACCCGCTGCTGTAGAGTCATCATAG
- the LOC116187943 gene encoding U4/U6.U5 small nuclear ribonucleoprotein 27 kDa protein, translating to MGDRDRARDRDRDRDRDAYRERDREWDRDRDRERRRDKESDRDRERDRDRERDRDRERRSKRSRTPDDPRSRHARSRTRSPDDRSHRRHRHKDSPSPSPARKRHRRDSPEREDRDRDRERQKVVSDFVDGIAKEHNSKKEKGKDGGAGGGVGEEGMEDDEIEMMKKLGIPVGFDSTKGKPVPGADVGGVRPVTKRQPRQYMNRRGGFNRPLPAERNR from the coding sequence ATGGGCGACCGCGACAGAGCTCGCGACCGAGACCGCGACCGCGACCGCGACGCTTACAGAGAGCGGGACCGGGAATGGGACCGAGACCGTGACCGGGAGAGAAGACGTGACAAGGAATCTGACCGTGACCGGGAGCGCGACCGGGACCGGGAACGCGACAGGGACCGAGAGCGGCGGAGCAAGCGTTCTCGCACTCCAGACGACCCGAGATCCCGCCACGCCCGGTCCAGGACTCGGTCCCCCGACGACAGGTCCCACCGGCGGCACCGGCACAAGGACAGTCCATCGCCCTCACCGGCGAGGAAGCGGCACCGGCGGGACTCCCCGGAGCGGGAGGACAGGGACCGGGATAGGGAGAGGCAGAAGGTGGTCTCGGACTTCGTGGATGGAATCGCTAAGGAGCATAAcagcaagaaggagaagggTAAGGACGGCGGCGCTGGTGGAGGGGTGGGAGAGGAAGGGATGGAGGACGATGAGATCGAGATGATGAAGAAGCTAGGGATTCCAGTCGGTTTTGATTCAACCAAGGGGAAGCCCGTCCCGGGGGCTGACGTAGGTGGCGTCAGGCCCGTGACGAAGCGGCAGCCCCGCCAGTACATGAACAGGAGAGGAGGGTTTAACAGGCCTTTGCCGGCGGAGCGGAACCGGTAG
- the LOC116187945 gene encoding ribulose bisphosphate carboxylase small chain clone 512-like produces MSAGIFTILVAGPAFTGLHASSNKLFPVKDSVGWRCKTVSNGSRVHCMKTWNPINNKKFETLSYLPPLSDESIAKEVDYMLKNGWIPCLEFDEVGCIHRENSRMPGYYDGRYWTLWKLPMFGCTDPSQVLNEMDECKKAYPNAYIRCLAFDNKRQTQCMAFVIQKPTNA; encoded by the exons ATGTCTGCTGGAATCTTTACTATTCTGGTCGCGGGACCCGCCTTCACGGGCCTGCATGCGAGCTCGAACAAGCTGTTCCCGGTTAAGGATTCTGTCGGGTGGCGGTGCAAGACTGTCTCCAATGGATCAAGGGTTCATTGCATGAAG ACGTGGAACCCGATCAACAACAAGAAGTTCGAGACGCTATCTTACCTGCCCCCTTTGTCGGATGAATCCATCGCGAAGGAGGTCGACTACATGCTTAAGAACGGGTGGATCCCTTGCCTTGAGTTTGATGAG GTCGGGTGCATACACAGGGAAAACAGCAGGATGCCGGGGTACTACGATGGGAGGTACTGGACGCTGTGGAAGCTGCCGATGTTCGGGTGCACCGACCCGTCCCAGGTGCTGAATGAGATGGACGAGTGCAAGAAAGCGTACCCGAACGCTTACATTAGGTGCCTGGCATTTGACAACAAGCGCCAGACTCAGTGTATGGCCTTCGTCATCCAAAAGCCCACCAACGCCTAA
- the LOC116187942 gene encoding VIN3-like protein 2 isoform X3 produces the protein MDSSSEGVPVDATKHSKMSVEEKREFVYQIAKWPQGAPAVLQSWSRQEILQILCLEMGKERKYTGLTKLKMIEHLLKIVCEKQSGESEEADNNSSQDPRSSKRQRKSDNPSRLSVSTSSTQTVKTEIDSEKSVYCKNTACKASLSREDKFCKRCSCCICYKYDDNKDPSLWLICNSEPPFQGDSCGMSCHLDCALKNERSRIARGGQRGGVDGSFCCVSCGKVNDILGCWRKQLMIAKDTRRVDILCYRLALTKKLTSGTEKYSEINGIVEEAVKKLEAEVGPLSGLPVKMGRGIVNRLSSGPAVQKLCASAVELLDFMLSSLASPQSPESISPDSVLAPENLLKFENIGPTSITVILGSEDPPSGSSMLYSLWHRGADESDYSLRATCTLSTPNRKFTVSGLTPSSEYFFRAVVSDGKKELGSFEISSSTSSSSANELSNQIVVERSQSPATNCSSLSNPSSVEDETNNMAPCSNQNGIEAGDYQLVASCPGFGEGQSLPEACPLGARAIVPMIPDSEALNQENKDKTAEETSTDDGSGKECVPFAGSSEEASLPITPCKAENNNSKDESGRTCRTKPCGNLDIENEIGFGSTMKKRRRESGPINNDGQSPDRDFEFYVKLIRWLECKGHIEKNFRQKFLTWYTLKATPQEVRIVKVFVDTFIEDPASLAEQLMDTFSDCISSKESSSVVPSGICMKLWH, from the exons ATGGATTCTTCTTCTGAGG GCGTCCCGGTTGATGCAACGAAACACAGTAAGATGAGTGtagaagaaaagagagagtttGTCTATCAGATAGCGAAGTGGCCCCAGGGTGCCCCTGCAGTGTTACAATCATGGAGCCGTCAGGAAATCCTGCAGATCCTCTGCCTGGAAATGGGCAAGGAGAGGAAGTACACTGGCCTAACGAAGCTAAAAATGATTGAGCATCTCCTCAAAATTGTGTGTGAGAAACAATCGGGTGAATCTGAGGAGGCAGATAATAATTCTTCACAGGACCCGAGATCATCCAAGAGGCAGAGGAAATCGGATAATCCATCCCGACTGTCTGTTTCAACAAGCAGCACCCAAACAGTCAAAACTGAGATTGATTCAGAGAAGTCGGTGTATTGCAAGAACACGGCCTGCAAGGCCAGCCTGAGTAGGGAGGACAAGTTCTGTAAAAGGTGTTCGTGTTGCATATGTTATAAGTATGATGATAATAAGGATCCAAGCTTGTGGCTTATTTGCAACTCAGAACCGCCATTTCAGGGGGACTCTTGTGGAATGTCGTGTCATTTGGATTGTGCCCTGAAGAATGAGAGGTCTAGGATTGCTAGAGGTGGGCAGAGAGGTGGTGTCGATGGGAGCTTCTGTTGCGTATCTTGTGGAAAAGTAAATGATATTCTCGG GTGCTGGAGAAAGCAATTAATGATTGCAAAAGACACAAGACGGGTGGACATACTGTGTTATCGTCTAGCCTTGACCAAGAAACTTACTAGCGGAACTGAGAAGTACTCAGAGATCAATGGGATTGTAGAAGAAGCGGTGAAGAAGCTTGAGGCAGAAGTGGGTCCCCTATCTGGGTTACCCGTAAAAATGGGTAGAGGAATTGTGAACCGGCTTTCTTCTGGACCAGCGGTTCAGAAACTCTGTGCTTCTGCCGTGGAGTTATTGGACTTCATGCTTTCAAGTTTAGCCTCACCTCAATCACCTGAATCAATATCACCAG ATTCAGTTTTAGCCCCTGAAAACCTACTCAAATTTGAAAACATCGGCCCAACATCAATTACGGTGATTCTGGGCTCAGAAGATCCTCCCTCTGGAAGTTCCATGCTGTATAGTCTATGGCATCGTGGAGCTGATGAATCGGATTATTCATTACGAGCCACGTGCACACTTTCGACCCCAAACAGGAAGTTCACTGTCTCAGGTCTGACTCCATCCAGTGAGTATTTCTTCAGAGCGGTGGTGTCTGATGGAAAGAAAGAGCTAGGCTCATTTGAGATTAGCTCATCCACAAGTAGCTCCTCTGCCAATGAACTGTCAAACCAGATCGTAGTAGAAAGAAGTCAAAGCCCTGCAACTAACTGCAGCAGCCTCTCAAATCCTTCCTCAGTAGAAGACGAGACTAACAATATGGCTCCTTGCAGTAATCAGAATGGTATTGAAGCAGGGGATTATCAACTTGTTGCTAGTTGCCCTGGGTTCGGTGAAGGACAGAGCCTGCCAGAAGCATGTCCACTTGGGGCAAGGGCCATTGTCCCGATGATCCCAGACTCTGAGGCCCTGAACCAAGAAAACAAGGACAAAACTGCGGAGGAAACAAGTACCGATGATGGGTCAGGCAAAGAGTGCGTCCCCTTTGCAGGTTCATCAGAAGAAGCTAGCTTGCCCATTACTCCATGCAAGGCGGAGAATAATAACTCTAAGGATGAGTCTGGCCGTACCTGTAGGACAAAACCATGTGGTAACCTAGACATTGAGAATGAGATCGGCTTTGGGAGCACGATGAAGAAGCGAAGAAGGGAGAGTGGACCCATAAACAATGACGGTCAATCACCCGACCGGGACTTTGAGTTCTATGTGAAGCTTATCAGATGGCTAGAGTGCAAGGGCCACATTGAGAAGAACTTCAGGCAGAAGTTCCTCACGTGGTACACCCTCAAGGCTACTCCTCAGGAGGTGAGGATCGTGAAGGTCTTCGTGGACACATTTATAGAGGATCCCGCATCCCTCGCAGAGCAGCTCATGGACACATTCTCAGACTGCATTTCGAGTAAAGAGTCATCATCTGTTGTTCCTTCAGGGATCTGCATGAAGCTCTGGCATTGA
- the LOC116187942 gene encoding VIN3-like protein 2 isoform X2 has product MSVEEKREFVYQIAKWPQGAPAVLQSWSRQEILQILCLEMGKERKYTGLTKLKMIEHLLKIVCEKQSGESEEADNNSSQDPRSSKRQRKSDNPSRLSVSTSSTQTVKTEIDSEKSVYCKNTACKASLSREDKFCKRCSCCICYKYDDNKDPSLWLICNSEPPFQGDSCGMSCHLDCALKNERSRIARGGQRGGVDGSFCCVSCGKVNDILGCWRKQLMIAKDTRRVDILCYRLALTKKLTSGTEKYSEINGIVEEAVKKLEAEVGPLSGLPVKMGRGIVNRLSSGPAVQKLCASAVELLDFMLSSLASPQSPESISPGTMPYFLTIRPDAWIRSWHFWNIVKASDDSVLAPENLLKFENIGPTSITVILGSEDPPSGSSMLYSLWHRGADESDYSLRATCTLSTPNRKFTVSGLTPSSEYFFRAVVSDGKKELGSFEISSSTSSSSANELSNQIVVERSQSPATNCSSLSNPSSVEDETNNMAPCSNQNGIEAGDYQLVASCPGFGEGQSLPEACPLGARAIVPMIPDSEALNQENKDKTAEETSTDDGSGKECVPFAGSSEEASLPITPCKAENNNSKDESGRTCRTKPCGNLDIENEIGFGSTMKKRRRESGPINNDGQSPDRDFEFYVKLIRWLECKGHIEKNFRQKFLTWYTLKATPQEVRIVKVFVDTFIEDPASLAEQLMDTFSDCISSKESSSVVPSGICMKLWH; this is encoded by the exons ATGAGTGtagaagaaaagagagagtttGTCTATCAGATAGCGAAGTGGCCCCAGGGTGCCCCTGCAGTGTTACAATCATGGAGCCGTCAGGAAATCCTGCAGATCCTCTGCCTGGAAATGGGCAAGGAGAGGAAGTACACTGGCCTAACGAAGCTAAAAATGATTGAGCATCTCCTCAAAATTGTGTGTGAGAAACAATCGGGTGAATCTGAGGAGGCAGATAATAATTCTTCACAGGACCCGAGATCATCCAAGAGGCAGAGGAAATCGGATAATCCATCCCGACTGTCTGTTTCAACAAGCAGCACCCAAACAGTCAAAACTGAGATTGATTCAGAGAAGTCGGTGTATTGCAAGAACACGGCCTGCAAGGCCAGCCTGAGTAGGGAGGACAAGTTCTGTAAAAGGTGTTCGTGTTGCATATGTTATAAGTATGATGATAATAAGGATCCAAGCTTGTGGCTTATTTGCAACTCAGAACCGCCATTTCAGGGGGACTCTTGTGGAATGTCGTGTCATTTGGATTGTGCCCTGAAGAATGAGAGGTCTAGGATTGCTAGAGGTGGGCAGAGAGGTGGTGTCGATGGGAGCTTCTGTTGCGTATCTTGTGGAAAAGTAAATGATATTCTCGG GTGCTGGAGAAAGCAATTAATGATTGCAAAAGACACAAGACGGGTGGACATACTGTGTTATCGTCTAGCCTTGACCAAGAAACTTACTAGCGGAACTGAGAAGTACTCAGAGATCAATGGGATTGTAGAAGAAGCGGTGAAGAAGCTTGAGGCAGAAGTGGGTCCCCTATCTGGGTTACCCGTAAAAATGGGTAGAGGAATTGTGAACCGGCTTTCTTCTGGACCAGCGGTTCAGAAACTCTGTGCTTCTGCCGTGGAGTTATTGGACTTCATGCTTTCAAGTTTAGCCTCACCTCAATCACCTGAATCAATATCACCAGGTACTATGCCTTATTTTCTGACAATAAGACCGGATGCTTGGATTCGTAGTTGGCACTTTTGGAATATCGTGAAGGCTTCGGATG ATTCAGTTTTAGCCCCTGAAAACCTACTCAAATTTGAAAACATCGGCCCAACATCAATTACGGTGATTCTGGGCTCAGAAGATCCTCCCTCTGGAAGTTCCATGCTGTATAGTCTATGGCATCGTGGAGCTGATGAATCGGATTATTCATTACGAGCCACGTGCACACTTTCGACCCCAAACAGGAAGTTCACTGTCTCAGGTCTGACTCCATCCAGTGAGTATTTCTTCAGAGCGGTGGTGTCTGATGGAAAGAAAGAGCTAGGCTCATTTGAGATTAGCTCATCCACAAGTAGCTCCTCTGCCAATGAACTGTCAAACCAGATCGTAGTAGAAAGAAGTCAAAGCCCTGCAACTAACTGCAGCAGCCTCTCAAATCCTTCCTCAGTAGAAGACGAGACTAACAATATGGCTCCTTGCAGTAATCAGAATGGTATTGAAGCAGGGGATTATCAACTTGTTGCTAGTTGCCCTGGGTTCGGTGAAGGACAGAGCCTGCCAGAAGCATGTCCACTTGGGGCAAGGGCCATTGTCCCGATGATCCCAGACTCTGAGGCCCTGAACCAAGAAAACAAGGACAAAACTGCGGAGGAAACAAGTACCGATGATGGGTCAGGCAAAGAGTGCGTCCCCTTTGCAGGTTCATCAGAAGAAGCTAGCTTGCCCATTACTCCATGCAAGGCGGAGAATAATAACTCTAAGGATGAGTCTGGCCGTACCTGTAGGACAAAACCATGTGGTAACCTAGACATTGAGAATGAGATCGGCTTTGGGAGCACGATGAAGAAGCGAAGAAGGGAGAGTGGACCCATAAACAATGACGGTCAATCACCCGACCGGGACTTTGAGTTCTATGTGAAGCTTATCAGATGGCTAGAGTGCAAGGGCCACATTGAGAAGAACTTCAGGCAGAAGTTCCTCACGTGGTACACCCTCAAGGCTACTCCTCAGGAGGTGAGGATCGTGAAGGTCTTCGTGGACACATTTATAGAGGATCCCGCATCCCTCGCAGAGCAGCTCATGGACACATTCTCAGACTGCATTTCGAGTAAAGAGTCATCATCTGTTGTTCCTTCAGGGATCTGCATGAAGCTCTGGCATTGA
- the LOC116187942 gene encoding VIN3-like protein 2 isoform X1 — protein MDSSSEGVPVDATKHSKMSVEEKREFVYQIAKWPQGAPAVLQSWSRQEILQILCLEMGKERKYTGLTKLKMIEHLLKIVCEKQSGESEEADNNSSQDPRSSKRQRKSDNPSRLSVSTSSTQTVKTEIDSEKSVYCKNTACKASLSREDKFCKRCSCCICYKYDDNKDPSLWLICNSEPPFQGDSCGMSCHLDCALKNERSRIARGGQRGGVDGSFCCVSCGKVNDILGCWRKQLMIAKDTRRVDILCYRLALTKKLTSGTEKYSEINGIVEEAVKKLEAEVGPLSGLPVKMGRGIVNRLSSGPAVQKLCASAVELLDFMLSSLASPQSPESISPGTMPYFLTIRPDAWIRSWHFWNIVKASDDSVLAPENLLKFENIGPTSITVILGSEDPPSGSSMLYSLWHRGADESDYSLRATCTLSTPNRKFTVSGLTPSSEYFFRAVVSDGKKELGSFEISSSTSSSSANELSNQIVVERSQSPATNCSSLSNPSSVEDETNNMAPCSNQNGIEAGDYQLVASCPGFGEGQSLPEACPLGARAIVPMIPDSEALNQENKDKTAEETSTDDGSGKECVPFAGSSEEASLPITPCKAENNNSKDESGRTCRTKPCGNLDIENEIGFGSTMKKRRRESGPINNDGQSPDRDFEFYVKLIRWLECKGHIEKNFRQKFLTWYTLKATPQEVRIVKVFVDTFIEDPASLAEQLMDTFSDCISSKESSSVVPSGICMKLWH, from the exons ATGGATTCTTCTTCTGAGG GCGTCCCGGTTGATGCAACGAAACACAGTAAGATGAGTGtagaagaaaagagagagtttGTCTATCAGATAGCGAAGTGGCCCCAGGGTGCCCCTGCAGTGTTACAATCATGGAGCCGTCAGGAAATCCTGCAGATCCTCTGCCTGGAAATGGGCAAGGAGAGGAAGTACACTGGCCTAACGAAGCTAAAAATGATTGAGCATCTCCTCAAAATTGTGTGTGAGAAACAATCGGGTGAATCTGAGGAGGCAGATAATAATTCTTCACAGGACCCGAGATCATCCAAGAGGCAGAGGAAATCGGATAATCCATCCCGACTGTCTGTTTCAACAAGCAGCACCCAAACAGTCAAAACTGAGATTGATTCAGAGAAGTCGGTGTATTGCAAGAACACGGCCTGCAAGGCCAGCCTGAGTAGGGAGGACAAGTTCTGTAAAAGGTGTTCGTGTTGCATATGTTATAAGTATGATGATAATAAGGATCCAAGCTTGTGGCTTATTTGCAACTCAGAACCGCCATTTCAGGGGGACTCTTGTGGAATGTCGTGTCATTTGGATTGTGCCCTGAAGAATGAGAGGTCTAGGATTGCTAGAGGTGGGCAGAGAGGTGGTGTCGATGGGAGCTTCTGTTGCGTATCTTGTGGAAAAGTAAATGATATTCTCGG GTGCTGGAGAAAGCAATTAATGATTGCAAAAGACACAAGACGGGTGGACATACTGTGTTATCGTCTAGCCTTGACCAAGAAACTTACTAGCGGAACTGAGAAGTACTCAGAGATCAATGGGATTGTAGAAGAAGCGGTGAAGAAGCTTGAGGCAGAAGTGGGTCCCCTATCTGGGTTACCCGTAAAAATGGGTAGAGGAATTGTGAACCGGCTTTCTTCTGGACCAGCGGTTCAGAAACTCTGTGCTTCTGCCGTGGAGTTATTGGACTTCATGCTTTCAAGTTTAGCCTCACCTCAATCACCTGAATCAATATCACCAGGTACTATGCCTTATTTTCTGACAATAAGACCGGATGCTTGGATTCGTAGTTGGCACTTTTGGAATATCGTGAAGGCTTCGGATG ATTCAGTTTTAGCCCCTGAAAACCTACTCAAATTTGAAAACATCGGCCCAACATCAATTACGGTGATTCTGGGCTCAGAAGATCCTCCCTCTGGAAGTTCCATGCTGTATAGTCTATGGCATCGTGGAGCTGATGAATCGGATTATTCATTACGAGCCACGTGCACACTTTCGACCCCAAACAGGAAGTTCACTGTCTCAGGTCTGACTCCATCCAGTGAGTATTTCTTCAGAGCGGTGGTGTCTGATGGAAAGAAAGAGCTAGGCTCATTTGAGATTAGCTCATCCACAAGTAGCTCCTCTGCCAATGAACTGTCAAACCAGATCGTAGTAGAAAGAAGTCAAAGCCCTGCAACTAACTGCAGCAGCCTCTCAAATCCTTCCTCAGTAGAAGACGAGACTAACAATATGGCTCCTTGCAGTAATCAGAATGGTATTGAAGCAGGGGATTATCAACTTGTTGCTAGTTGCCCTGGGTTCGGTGAAGGACAGAGCCTGCCAGAAGCATGTCCACTTGGGGCAAGGGCCATTGTCCCGATGATCCCAGACTCTGAGGCCCTGAACCAAGAAAACAAGGACAAAACTGCGGAGGAAACAAGTACCGATGATGGGTCAGGCAAAGAGTGCGTCCCCTTTGCAGGTTCATCAGAAGAAGCTAGCTTGCCCATTACTCCATGCAAGGCGGAGAATAATAACTCTAAGGATGAGTCTGGCCGTACCTGTAGGACAAAACCATGTGGTAACCTAGACATTGAGAATGAGATCGGCTTTGGGAGCACGATGAAGAAGCGAAGAAGGGAGAGTGGACCCATAAACAATGACGGTCAATCACCCGACCGGGACTTTGAGTTCTATGTGAAGCTTATCAGATGGCTAGAGTGCAAGGGCCACATTGAGAAGAACTTCAGGCAGAAGTTCCTCACGTGGTACACCCTCAAGGCTACTCCTCAGGAGGTGAGGATCGTGAAGGTCTTCGTGGACACATTTATAGAGGATCCCGCATCCCTCGCAGAGCAGCTCATGGACACATTCTCAGACTGCATTTCGAGTAAAGAGTCATCATCTGTTGTTCCTTCAGGGATCTGCATGAAGCTCTGGCATTGA